One genomic window of Xanthobacter dioxanivorans includes the following:
- a CDS encoding DUF3572 domain-containing protein, whose product MPIQDKPRGLKAQRDAAQDVAVSALAFIAADGERLVRFLSETGLSPATLRDAAARRDFGAGVLAFILSDEPMLLAFAAEQGLDPRHVAGAHDILAPHADPDATVRRPM is encoded by the coding sequence ATGCCCATTCAGGACAAACCGAGAGGCCTCAAGGCGCAGCGCGACGCGGCGCAGGACGTGGCGGTCTCGGCCCTCGCCTTCATCGCCGCCGACGGCGAGCGCCTGGTGCGATTCCTTTCCGAGACCGGCCTGAGCCCCGCCACCCTGCGGGATGCGGCGGCGCGGCGGGACTTCGGCGCCGGCGTCCTCGCCTTCATCCTTTCCGATGAGCCGATGCTGCTCGCCTTCGCCGCCGAGCAGGGGCTCGACCCCAGGCATGTGGCCGGCGCCCACGATATCCTCGCCCCGCACGCGGACCCCGACGCCACGGTGCGCCGCCCCATGTAG
- a CDS encoding response regulator: MAKTVMIVEDNELNMKLFHDLLEAHGYRTVETRSGVEAVDLARAHRPDLIIMDIQLPEISGLDVTRKLKADPELRAIPVVAVTAFAMKGDEERIRAGGCEAYLSKPISVAKFLETVRQFAGG, encoded by the coding sequence ATGGCCAAGACGGTGATGATCGTGGAGGACAACGAGCTCAACATGAAGCTCTTCCATGACCTCCTCGAAGCCCACGGCTACCGCACGGTGGAAACGCGCTCGGGGGTGGAGGCGGTGGATCTTGCCCGCGCCCACCGGCCCGACCTCATCATCATGGACATCCAACTGCCGGAGATTTCCGGCCTCGACGTGACACGCAAGCTGAAGGCGGACCCGGAGCTGAGGGCGATTCCCGTGGTGGCGGTGACCGCCTTCGCCATGAAGGGCGACGAGGAGCGCATTCGCGCCGGCGGCTGCGAGGCCTACCTGTCCAAACCCATTTCGGTGGCCAAGTTCCTGGAGACGGTGCGCCAGTTCGCCGGCGGGTGA
- the rpmG gene encoding 50S ribosomal protein L33: protein MAKAATIKIKLLSSADTGVFYVTKKNSRTKTDKLVLKKYDPVARKHVEFRETKIK, encoded by the coding sequence ATGGCCAAGGCTGCAACCATCAAGATCAAGCTCCTGTCCAGCGCGGATACGGGCGTGTTCTACGTCACCAAGAAGAACTCCCGCACCAAGACCGACAAGCTGGTGCTGAAGAAGTACGATCCGGTGGCGCGCAAGCACGTCGAGTTCCGCGAGACCAAGATCAAGTGA
- a CDS encoding MFS transporter: MHAPDRPLGHMSRTASITAAISAITVVGVGISLSIPLLALELEGRGISSTWIGVNTAVAGVATILTAPFVPLLVRKAGMRALLVGAILIAATSLIGFKAAPSFLMWFPLRFAFGAALCILFAVSEFWINTLAPPNRRGLIMGIYATALSIGAAMGPGILSVLGASGWHPYLAGAAVLCLGAVPILLAHGITPRIHDEDHHGVLTFVRRSPSAILAALVFGAIETAVMTFLPLYGLRLGMAETSASLLLTAAVLGNVAFQIPLGLISDKVDRRLLLLVCSIGGALGSLALPFVQVSSPLFLVMIFLATGVVGSLYTVGLAHLGERFHGADLAAANAAFVMLYSVGLIVGPPLAGFGMNLYNPYGFAFVITAMLGLYAVVVAARLSLRARAAT; encoded by the coding sequence ATGCATGCACCCGACAGGCCCCTCGGCCACATGAGCCGCACGGCCTCCATCACGGCCGCCATTTCCGCCATCACGGTGGTGGGAGTGGGTATCAGCCTCTCGATCCCGTTGCTGGCCCTGGAACTCGAGGGCCGTGGCATCTCCAGCACCTGGATCGGGGTAAACACCGCGGTGGCGGGTGTCGCCACCATCCTCACGGCGCCGTTCGTGCCGCTGCTGGTGCGCAAGGCGGGCATGCGGGCGCTGCTGGTGGGTGCCATCCTCATCGCCGCGACGAGCCTCATCGGCTTCAAGGCGGCGCCCTCCTTCCTCATGTGGTTTCCGTTGCGCTTCGCCTTCGGCGCGGCACTGTGCATCCTGTTCGCGGTGAGCGAGTTCTGGATCAACACCCTCGCCCCGCCCAACCGGCGCGGGCTCATCATGGGCATCTATGCCACCGCGCTCTCCATCGGCGCGGCGATGGGCCCGGGGATCCTGAGCGTGCTCGGCGCCTCGGGCTGGCACCCCTACCTCGCAGGGGCGGCGGTGCTATGCCTCGGGGCCGTGCCCATCCTGCTCGCCCACGGCATCACCCCGCGCATCCACGACGAGGACCATCATGGCGTGCTGACCTTCGTGCGCCGCTCGCCGTCCGCGATACTCGCCGCCCTCGTCTTCGGCGCCATCGAAACCGCCGTGATGACCTTCCTGCCGCTCTACGGCCTGCGCCTCGGCATGGCCGAGACCAGCGCCTCGCTGCTGCTCACGGCGGCGGTGCTGGGCAACGTGGCGTTCCAGATTCCCCTCGGCCTCATCAGCGACAAGGTGGACCGGCGGCTCCTGCTGCTCGTCTGCTCCATCGGCGGCGCGCTGGGATCCCTCGCTTTGCCCTTCGTGCAGGTGTCCAGCCCGCTGTTCCTCGTCATGATCTTCCTCGCCACCGGGGTGGTGGGCTCACTCTATACGGTGGGCCTCGCCCATCTCGGCGAGCGATTCCACGGGGCGGACCTCGCGGCGGCGAATGCGGCCTTCGTAATGCTCTACTCGGTGGGCCTCATCGTCGGGCCGCCGTTGGCGGGCTTCGGCATGAACCTCTACAATCCCTACGGCTTCGCCTTCGTCATCACCGCCATGCTCGGCCTCTACGCGGTGGTGGTGGCGGCCCGGCTCTCCCTGCGGGCGAGGGCCGCCACTTGA
- a CDS encoding NUDIX hydrolase, translating to MTDFATRLTNAERRQDWPNVRPNDAATLILIDRKGKSPRVLMGRRHPKLKFMPGVFVFPGGRLEKADRAMPVYGVLDPDSERRLMTRVQRPTLTRARGLAAASIREMYEETGLLIGTRELGAPEAPSTDWSVFEERGVFPDLGALTYVARAITPPRRPRRFDTRFFAADAGAVCDEVPGLVGQSPS from the coding sequence ATGACCGACTTCGCCACACGCCTCACCAATGCCGAGCGCCGGCAGGACTGGCCCAATGTCCGGCCCAACGACGCCGCGACGCTGATCCTCATCGACCGCAAGGGCAAGAGCCCCCGCGTTCTCATGGGCCGACGCCATCCCAAGCTGAAATTCATGCCCGGCGTGTTCGTCTTTCCCGGCGGACGGCTCGAGAAGGCCGACAGGGCCATGCCCGTCTATGGCGTGCTCGACCCGGACAGCGAGCGCCGGCTGATGACGCGCGTGCAGCGTCCCACCCTGACCCGCGCCCGCGGCCTCGCCGCCGCCTCGATCCGCGAGATGTATGAGGAAACCGGCCTGCTCATCGGCACCAGGGAGCTCGGCGCCCCGGAAGCGCCTTCCACCGACTGGAGCGTCTTCGAGGAGCGCGGCGTGTTTCCCGACCTGGGCGCGCTCACCTACGTGGCGCGCGCCATCACCCCGCCGCGACGGCCCAGGCGGTTCGACACCCGCTTCTTCGCCGCCGATGCGGGGGCGGTATGCGATGAAGTCCCCGGCCTGGTGGGGCAGAGTCCGAGCTGA
- a CDS encoding DUF983 domain-containing protein produces MTTPTSMTVTKSLPASAAEAAEAARLDASVEPPAQSRPLPAALLRGARCLCPACGQGSLFSSYIKVAPYCPKCAEELYHQRADDAPPYAVIFVVGHIVVPLMVLVEELFRPELWVHLSLWLPLTLGLCLALLPPLKGMLVNLQWALRMHGFDPASEEREAPPDGVKPVVRAVRPIR; encoded by the coding sequence GTGACGACACCGACGAGCATGACGGTGACCAAGAGCCTGCCCGCCTCCGCCGCCGAGGCGGCGGAGGCGGCGCGCCTCGACGCGTCGGTGGAGCCTCCCGCTCAATCCCGGCCGCTACCGGCCGCGCTCCTGCGCGGCGCCCGCTGCCTATGCCCCGCCTGCGGCCAGGGCAGCCTTTTTTCCAGCTATATCAAGGTGGCGCCCTACTGCCCGAAATGCGCCGAGGAGCTCTACCACCAGAGGGCCGACGATGCCCCGCCCTATGCCGTCATCTTCGTGGTCGGGCATATCGTGGTCCCGCTGATGGTGCTGGTGGAGGAGCTCTTCCGTCCCGAGCTCTGGGTGCACCTGTCGCTGTGGCTGCCGCTGACGCTCGGGCTGTGCCTCGCGCTCCTGCCGCCCCTGAAGGGCATGCTGGTAAACCTGCAATGGGCCCTGCGCATGCACGGCTTCGATCCCGCAAGCGAGGAGCGGGAGGCTCCGCCCGACGGAGTGAAGCCCGTCGTCCGCGCCGTCCGACCCATCCGCTGA
- the rnr gene encoding ribonuclease R, producing the protein MPTKEQVLAFIASQSGEVGKREIARAFGLNAEQKLELKSLLRDLSEEGNVDRRHRRLHVPGALPGVVLADIVSRDADGELIAVPVEWDSEAHGEAPTILVQVPRNGPRRAAGPAPGLSDRVLLRIVEGSIEHAVPHVGRVIKVLEKARRQTLGIFRAAPHGGGRIIPIDKKSLGRELQVPPGAEQEAEDGDLVTVELTRQRVFGLPTARVKERLGSMKSEKAVSLIAIHAHAIPHVFPDSVLKDAEAARKATVRGREDWRDLPLVTIDPPDAKDHDDAVHAVPDDNPDNDGGFVVTVAIADVSAYVRPGSALDREALVRGNSVYFPDRVVPMLPERISNDLCSLRPKEDRPALAVRMVIGQDGRKRGHTFHRIFMRSAGKLAYAQAQDAIEGRTDHVTDPLVEGVLKPLYAAYACVKKARDNRQPLDLDLPERKILLKEDGTVDKVVVPDRLDAHRLIEEFMILANVAAAETLEERKTPLIYRVHDGPSLEKISNLRDFLKTLDIALPKIDAVRPSHFNRILEQVRDTDTAPLVNQVILRSQSQAEYSAENYGHFGLNLRRYAHFTSPIRRYADLVVHRGLVRAMDFGTDGLPDDATPASLGEVAAAISVTERRAMAAERETVDRLIAHHLADQIGAVFKGRVTGATKAGLFVALDETGADGFIPASTLGQDYYRFDETRQGLVGERTGEMHRIGDRVEVKLVEAAPVAGALRFELLTEGSYVKGPRGRSGSGRRGGAKPYPVQTGRGNGGPPAGAGGRTTGKGRPGKGRSRP; encoded by the coding sequence ATGCCGACGAAGGAGCAGGTACTCGCCTTCATCGCCTCCCAGAGTGGCGAGGTGGGCAAGCGCGAGATCGCCCGCGCCTTCGGCCTCAATGCCGAGCAGAAGCTCGAGCTGAAGAGCCTGCTGCGCGACCTGTCCGAAGAAGGCAACGTGGACCGACGCCACCGCCGCCTGCACGTGCCCGGCGCCCTGCCCGGCGTGGTGCTGGCGGACATCGTTTCGCGCGATGCGGACGGCGAGCTGATCGCCGTCCCGGTGGAATGGGACAGCGAGGCCCACGGCGAGGCCCCCACCATTCTCGTCCAGGTGCCCCGCAACGGACCGCGCCGGGCCGCCGGCCCCGCGCCGGGCCTGTCCGACCGGGTGCTGCTGCGGATCGTGGAAGGCTCCATCGAGCACGCGGTTCCCCATGTGGGCCGCGTCATCAAGGTGCTGGAGAAGGCGCGCCGGCAGACCCTCGGCATCTTCCGCGCGGCGCCCCACGGGGGCGGGCGCATCATCCCCATCGACAAGAAATCCCTCGGCCGCGAGCTGCAAGTGCCGCCCGGCGCCGAGCAGGAGGCGGAGGACGGCGACCTCGTCACCGTCGAGCTCACGCGCCAGCGCGTGTTCGGCCTGCCCACGGCACGGGTTAAGGAGCGCCTCGGCTCGATGAAGAGCGAGAAGGCGGTGAGTCTCATCGCCATCCACGCCCACGCCATCCCCCACGTCTTCCCCGATTCGGTGCTGAAGGACGCCGAGGCGGCGAGGAAGGCGACGGTGCGCGGCCGCGAGGACTGGCGGGACCTTCCCCTCGTCACCATCGACCCGCCGGACGCCAAGGACCATGACGACGCGGTCCACGCCGTGCCGGACGACAATCCCGACAACGACGGCGGCTTCGTCGTCACCGTGGCCATCGCCGACGTGTCGGCCTATGTGCGGCCGGGCTCGGCGCTGGACCGGGAGGCGCTGGTCCGCGGCAATTCGGTCTATTTCCCGGACCGGGTGGTGCCCATGCTGCCCGAGCGCATCTCCAACGATCTGTGCTCGCTGCGCCCGAAGGAGGACAGGCCGGCGCTGGCCGTGCGCATGGTGATCGGCCAGGACGGCCGCAAGCGCGGGCACACCTTTCACCGCATCTTCATGCGCTCGGCGGGCAAGCTGGCCTATGCCCAGGCGCAGGATGCCATCGAGGGCCGCACCGACCATGTGACCGACCCGCTGGTCGAGGGTGTGCTGAAGCCGCTTTATGCCGCCTACGCCTGCGTCAAGAAGGCACGGGACAACCGCCAGCCCCTCGACCTCGACCTGCCCGAGCGCAAGATCCTGCTGAAGGAAGACGGCACGGTGGACAAGGTGGTGGTGCCCGACCGGCTCGACGCGCACCGCCTCATCGAGGAGTTCATGATCCTCGCCAACGTGGCCGCGGCGGAGACGCTGGAGGAGAGGAAGACCCCCCTCATCTACCGCGTCCATGACGGCCCCTCGCTGGAAAAGATCTCCAACCTGCGGGATTTCCTGAAGACCCTCGACATCGCCTTGCCGAAGATCGACGCGGTGCGCCCCTCCCACTTCAACCGCATCCTGGAGCAGGTGCGCGATACGGACACCGCGCCGCTGGTCAACCAGGTGATCCTGCGCAGCCAGTCGCAGGCGGAGTATTCCGCCGAGAATTATGGCCATTTCGGCCTGAACCTGCGCCGCTACGCCCATTTCACCTCGCCGATCCGCCGCTACGCCGATCTCGTGGTGCATCGCGGCCTCGTGCGCGCCATGGACTTCGGCACGGACGGCCTGCCGGACGACGCCACCCCGGCGAGCCTCGGCGAGGTGGCGGCCGCCATCTCCGTGACCGAGCGCCGCGCCATGGCGGCGGAGCGGGAGACGGTGGACCGCCTCATCGCCCACCATCTGGCCGACCAGATCGGCGCGGTCTTCAAGGGTCGGGTGACCGGGGCCACCAAGGCGGGACTCTTCGTCGCGCTCGACGAGACCGGGGCGGACGGCTTCATTCCTGCCTCGACCCTGGGCCAGGACTATTACCGCTTCGACGAAACCCGTCAGGGGCTGGTAGGCGAGCGGACAGGCGAAATGCACCGCATCGGCGACCGGGTGGAGGTCAAGCTGGTGGAGGCCGCGCCGGTGGCGGGTGCGCTCCGGTTTGAGCTTCTCACCGAAGGCTCCTATGTAAAGGGACCTCGCGGACGTTCGGGATCTGGTCGGCGCGGCGGCGCGAAGCCGTATCCGGTGCAGACCGGGAGGGGAAATGGGGGCCCGCCCGCCGGAGCAGGCGGGAGGACCACCGGCAAGGGCCGGCCGGGAAAAGGGCGATCGCGTCCATGA